The following proteins are encoded in a genomic region of Amycolatopsis sulphurea:
- a CDS encoding ferrous iron transport protein A yields the protein MSMPFPLNRLTELPLGTRVVVRYRVEGGFTDALGPLRERDASTCTVETKRGLVVVPLDAVVAAKPVPPPPGKTARAGRRNL from the coding sequence ATGAGCATGCCGTTTCCGCTGAACAGGCTGACCGAGCTGCCGCTGGGCACCCGGGTCGTGGTGCGTTACCGCGTCGAGGGCGGGTTCACCGACGCCCTCGGCCCGTTGCGCGAACGCGACGCGAGCACCTGCACCGTGGAGACCAAGCGCGGGCTGGTAGTGGTTCCGCTCGACGCCGTGGTCGCCGCGAAGCCGGTGCCGCCACCACCGGGCAAAACGGCTCGCGCGGGGCGCCGGAACCTGTGA
- a CDS encoding ferredoxin yields MKVVVDQSRCVGAGQCVLVAPEVFDQREEDGIVLLLEENPPEELHDRVREAAQICPALAIELAG; encoded by the coding sequence ATGAAGGTGGTCGTTGATCAGTCCCGATGTGTCGGGGCGGGACAGTGCGTGCTGGTCGCGCCGGAGGTGTTCGATCAGCGCGAGGAGGACGGGATCGTGCTGCTGCTGGAGGAGAATCCGCCGGAGGAGCTGCACGACCGGGTGCGCGAGGCGGCGCAGATCTGCCCGGCGCTGGCCATCGAGCTGGCCGGCTGA